The following is a genomic window from Chloroflexota bacterium.
CGGCGGCCGCGTCGAGGCGCGTCCGGAGCAGACGTGCCTCCTTGCGGAGCACCGGCGCCGGGATGTCCACCTCGAGGTGTCGCTCGACCGCGCGAAGCAGGGCGAGCGCCGCGACCGGATAGGGACCCGAGACGTAGTGGGGGATCTGGGCGAAGTAGCCCACCGCCGCCGCGCCGGACCGGGCGACGGACATCTCGAGCACGGAGAGCGCCGCGGCCGGGACGCGGAGGAGACCGTCCGGTCCAGGCTGGACCTCGCCGCGAAGCAGTCCCGGGCGGGAGGTCGTGCCGAGGATCGGGACCGGTCGGGTGTGCGGCACGGCCGCCGGGATCGCACCGAGACTCACCCAGCCCTCGACGCCCAGCCGCTCGACGAGCTCGAGGACCGCCTCAGAAAACTCGTGCCAGCGGAAATCGGGTTCGGCACCGCTGAGGACCAGGACATCCCGTTCCCCGAGCCGGACCCGCCGCAGCGTCAGCTCCGGCCAGGTGAGCTCGGCCAGACGTCCGTCGGAGATCTCGAGCGTGGGACGACGGGACCGGAAGTCGAAGAGCGCGTCGCCGTCGAATTCAGCGAGGATCGAGCCCCGCTCGGCGATCTGGCTCGCCGCGGTCGTCGCGGCGCTCCCGGCGTCGATCCAGCCGTCGAACGCCGCCACGACCGTCGGTGCGATGAGGTCCGGGTGATCGAGGAGGCGGTACAGGGCCACCCCCACAGGATATCGGGTCGCCGTTCGCCGGTCGCCCGACCCGGTCGGGCATCGGTCGCTCGCGAATCCGCGTTCATTCGGTCGCGGGAACACCTTCGGTCGCGGGGCTTGACAGGGTCGCGCGCCGGGCGTATATATCGTGCTGCGATATATCGTACACCGCTACAGAAGGAGGACGGTCACCGATGGCGCCGACGCTCCCCGAGCTC
Proteins encoded in this region:
- a CDS encoding PAC2 family protein translates to MALYRLLDHPDLIAPTVVAAFDGWIDAGSAATTAASQIAERGSILAEFDGDALFDFRSRRPTLEISDGRLAELTWPELTLRRVRLGERDVLVLSGAEPDFRWHEFSEAVLELVERLGVEGWVSLGAIPAAVPHTRPVPILGTTSRPGLLRGEVQPGPDGLLRVPAAALSVLEMSVARSGAAAVGYFAQIPHYVSGPYPVAALALLRAVERHLEVDIPAPVLRKEARLLRTRLDAAAASDDSTKSYVERLQAMVDEQRLPAGDELISEIERFLLDRGNEGSTRP